From Pectinophora gossypiella chromosome 18, ilPecGoss1.1, whole genome shotgun sequence, one genomic window encodes:
- the LOC126375189 gene encoding protein phosphatase 1 regulatory subunit 12A isoform X1 produces MDKRAASGRGEPIPSILKKPKSRRKGDLLDKRSKIKREKVEGSRGEDVSAPLPQGCTPLMYACQQADYKAVVDILNKDPSSVRVRDRGLRCALHYCASSGAGASQAARAACADRVVMAAPALAGARDADGLTPLHLAVVHGNVPLVQTLLAAGADVNARDDEHHTVVHWATVCGEVGALRAVLAAGAEAATPDQHGGYPLHYAAQMCGAPAATDHQSRGAALEVMRALIKEGAAQVDVRDADGRTPLLWAASAGSAAAVLALHQAGARVDDADRDGLTALHCAAARGHTEALETLVGLCGARVDVADSHGCTPLHYAAALGHADATSALLQHGADSHRQDRRGRSPAHTAAAKGQIETVRILGARGANLWLRNSKGDLPLHEAVASGRRELVKWLLDGRPSQVNATNHEGRTPLHIAAATDNADLCRLLLDRGAEVNPVARSSKNEPLTPLDCATSRGHRSTAKYLQMHGGLPASKLANTQIVIDGAPITALPTRRVTSTKIDVRDRIRIEKREVVELSSPVPERRRIKDRHESISSSSSSIDRKSRKRSENRYSDRYHDRRKRLMEPQKSFSDGYDSEHEVHSRDHSYDRKHRKGSKKSRSKSEPSECRRSKSSAKQHRRYRSGSESSSGSESYSEKKKSKRHRKRSKRRTSSTTESSSSESSERRSTKRKGKKTSIHIENDDEKQSVNIIKYKGAENVQSAGEGKQDNIEDGADPTVAPVKSETDKEDGQLVKSKTLSETETDTLSVKTNMIVTEAQIHMERASSQQGSSEIHVTVDSLNNVSIETANLSLTHKDLNEETKLDSQTAQIADDTKVLEGTIDTTAAVESDVQPKTHEAANESTLKEEIPITDVNKTETKEAELVKSESTTVDSTAKAGETLAESQKPSKDTESAGASPTPTGEAKTAESSSNSTLERHRKRSFQVLSGPDEPSDGKQGDLETFGTGGSEQIDREKSTSVSFANKDEVFESKDSDKLSDHPMGEEVLHGELETDDQIQNNLQKDSSSNTMSSEEKRKEYASTTGSSSELAEKGIVTVIDGEVTSSDRAVQQVIMENVTDDYDINLPLAQSSPKSVRKTSKDSQLGSRKSSIYETESYKVLSDVASVPDASSPGILKKRSKLVEGALEDDKEESFVDDRLAKDGIYGRIPSVSDNELYSHSEANGRRKRFRKKGRAKSRSTIRSKSENSERGYESSGLMDSGFEPSPRAIQRRIMSPRLAAYYQQRNASGRHSGKFDSRIPVRKPGDKHAVDMKSVTQRIQTNMRRYYCERKIFQHLLELKRLQIRTSKTNEAVLVKRAIEEYNKSSLASVGLGPYNNPDFSFSSFEKFLYESLRKLQKSGKKHLDNLPLKPFDFDYGESELYKMSSIPDNPCLCTSKTHRCFHAVHAYTGIPCSAYIPFKLDHHTMPKPATAGPSTKSKGFLPKINNKPPTGPGKAHVTLEVSHGTERQLIALPAEKLDKNKRYYVTFTVKGSEPPSDNDNSSPTNAKSVRSG; encoded by the exons ATGGACAAGCGCGCCGCCAGCGGCCGGGGCGAGCCCATCCCGAGCATCCTCAAGAAGCCCAAGAGCCGGCGTAAGGGCGACCTCCTCGACAAGCGGTCCAAGATCAAGCGCGAGAAGGTGGAGGGCTCCCGGGGCGAGGATGTGAGCGCGCCGCTGCCGCAGGGCTGCACGCCGCTCATGTACGCCTGCCAGCAGGCCGACTACAAGGCCGTCGTCGACATACTCAACAAGGAT CCGTCATCAGTCCGCGTGCGTGACCGCGGCTTGCGCTGCGCGCTGCACTACTGCGCGtcgagcggcgcgggcgcgagCCAGGCGGCCCGCGCGGCGTGCGCGGACCGCGTGGTCATGGCGGCGCCGGCGCTGGCGGGCGCGCGGGACGCCGACGGGCTCACGCCGCTGCACCTGGCCGTGGTGCACGGGAACGTGCCGCTCGTGCAGACATTGCTGGCCGCCGGCGCCGACGTCAACGCCAGGGATGACGAACACCACACTGTTGTGCATTGGGCTACtg TGTGCGGCGAGGTGGGCGCGCTACGGGCCGTGCTGGCAGCGGGGGCGGAGGCCGCCACGCCCGACCAGCACGGCGGGTACCCGCTGCACTACGCCGCGCAGATGTGCGGAGCGCCCGCCGCCACTGACCACCAG TCTCGAGGAGCTGCACTAGAAGTCATGCGAGCACTGATCAAGGAGGGTGCAGCGCAAGTCGACGTGCGCGACGCGGACGGGCGCACGCCGCTGCTGTGGGCCGCGTCGGCGGGGTCGGCGGCTGCCGTGCTGGCGCTGCACCAGGCCGGCGCCAGAGTCGACGACGCGGATAG AGACGGCCTTACAGCATTACACTGCGCCGCGGCTCGAGGCCACACTGAAGCCCTAGAGACACTGGTAGGTCTGTGTGGGGCTCGCGTGGACGTGGCGGATTCTCACGGTTGTACTCCGCTCCACTACGCAGCAGCTTTGGGTCACGCTGACGCTACATCTGCGTTACTGCAGCACGGAGCTGACTCTCATCGCCAGGACAGACGTGGACGCAGCCCAGCACATACCGCTGCCGCCAAAGGACAAATCGAAACCGTGCGAATACTTG GTGCCAGAGGAGCAAATTTATGGCTTCGTAATTCCAAGGGTGATTTGCCACTACACGAAGCTGTAGCATCAGGGAGGCGGGAATTAGTGAAATGGCTCCTAGATGGCAGACCTTCGCAAGTGAATGCAACTAATCACGAAGGCAGAACACCATTGCATATTGCTGCAGCAACTGACAATGCAGACTTATGTCGATTATTACTAGATCGTGGTGCAGAAGTTAATCCCGTAGCGAGGTCATCGAAGAATGAACCACTCACGCCTTTAGATTGTGCAACAAGCCGTGGCCATAGGTCGACAGCAAAATATCTTCAAATGCACGGCGGTCTCCCAGCTTCAAAGTTAGCGAACACTCAAATCGTAATCGACGGCGCTCCAATAACAGCTTTGCCAACACGAAGAGTCACCAGCACTAAAATTGACGTACGAGATAGAATAAGAATAGAAAAACGTGAAGTTGTAGAACTGTCAAGTCCCGTCCCAGAGCGACGACGTATTAAAGACAGGCATGAAAGTATTTCTAGTAGCTCGTCTTCCATTGACAGAAAATCTAGGAAAAGATCTGAAAACAGGTATTCAGATCGATATCACGACCGTAGAAAACGGCTGATGGAACCACAGAAAAGTTTCAGTGATGGCTATGACAGTGAGCACGAAGTACATAGCAGAGACCATTCCTACGATAGAAAACATCGTAAAGGTTCTAAGAAAAGTAGATCAAAAAGTGAACCGAGTGAATGTAGACGAAGTAAGAGTAGCGCCAAGCAACATCGACGTTATCGCTCTGGATCAGAAAGTTCATCAGGCTCAGAAAGTTATTCTgagaaaaagaaaagtaaacgACACAGGAAACGAAGCAAAAGGAGGACTAGCTCAACCACGGAAAGCAGTAGCTCCGAATCCAGTGAAAGACGCAGCACAAAGCGTAAAGGAAAGAAAACATCTATCCATATTGAAAACGACGATGAGAAACAAAGTGTtaacattataaaatacaaaggTGCTGAAAATGTACAAAGTGCTGGTGAAGGTAAACAAGACAACATTGAAGATGGAGCAGATCCTACCGTCGCTCCTGTAAAATCAGAAACTGATAAAGAAGATGGCCAGTTAGTTAAGAGCAAAACTCTTAGCGAAACAGAAACTGATACGCTTTCGGTGAAAACAAACATGATCGTAACGGAAGCTCAAATACATATGGAGCGTGCATCTAGCCAACAAGGAAGTTCTGAAATACATGTCACTGTAGATTCCTTAAATAATGTGTCTATAGAAACagctaatttatctttaacacaTAAAGACTTAAATGAAGAAACTAAATTAGATTCACAAACAGCACAGATCGCCGACGATACTAAAGTATTAGAGGGTACAATAGATACAACAGCTGCAGTGGAGTCTGACGTTCAGCCAAAAACACACGAAGCTGCCAATGAATCTACCTTAAAAGAGGAAATACCTATTACTGATGTAAACAAAACAGAAACTAAAGAAGCGGAATTAGTAAAATCTGAATCTACGACTGTAGACAGCACAGCAAAAGCGGGCGAAACATTGGCAGAATCTCAAAAACCGAGCAAAGATACTGAAAGCGCTGGAGCAAGTCCTACTCCAACTGGAGAAGCAAAAACTGCTGAATCATCTTCTAACTCTACTTTGGAAAGACATCGAAAAAGGTCATTCCAAGTACTTTCCGGGCCGGATGAACCGTCGGATGGAAAGCAAGGTGACTTAGAGACTTTCGGTACAGGTGGCAGCGAGCAAATAGATCGAGAGAAAAGTACATCTGTGTCTTTTGCGAATAAAGATGAAGTTTTTGAAAGTAAAGATTCGGATAAGTTATCTGATCATCCGATGGGCGAAGAAGTTCTACATGGTGAATTGGAAACTGatgatcaaattcaaaataatttacaaaaagatAGCAGTAGCAATACAATGAGTTccgaagaaaaaagaaaagaatatgCTTCGACTACTGGGAGTAGCAGCGAGTTAGCTGAGAAAGGTATTGTAACAGTTATTGACGGTGAAGTTACATCTAGTGATCGGGCTGTACAACAGGTTATCATGGAAAATGTAACCGACGATTACGATATTAATTTACCACTGGCGCAATCATCACCAAAATCTGTTAGGAAAACTTCTAAGGACAGTCAACTCGGCAGTAGAAAGAGCAGCATATATGAAACCGAAAGCTATAAAGTACTCTCTGACGTCGCTAGTGTACCTGATGCGAGTAGCCCAGGGATACTGAAAAAACGTTCTAAATTAGTGGAAGGTGCTCTAGAGGATGACAAAGAAGAGTCATTTGTTGATGATAGATTGGCGAAGGATGGTATATATGGCCGGATTCCAAGTGTGAGCGACAACGAATTATATAGTCATTCCGAAGCTAATGGGCGCCGAAAACGTTTTCGTAAAAAAGGTAGAGCTAAGAGTCGCTCAACGATAAGATCTAAAAGTGAGAATTCTGAGCGTGGGTATGAATCTAGCGGGTTAATGGATTCTGGCTTCGAACCGAGTCCGAGAGCTATTCAGCGCCGTATTATGAGTCCGCGACTTGCTGCTTACTATCAACAAAGGAACGCCAGCGGAAGGCACTCCGGAAAATTCGATAGCCGAATACCGGTGAGAAAACCAGGTGACAAACATGCGGTAGATATGAAGTCTGTTACACAACGAATTCAAACTAACATGAGACG GTACTATTGTGAAAGGAAAATATTTCAGCATCTGTTAGAATTAAAACGTTTGCAAATAAGAACAAGTAAAACAAATGAGGCAGTTCTTGTCAAGAGAGCAATTGAGGAATACAACAAGTCCAGTTTGGCGAGTGTTGGTTTGGGTCCCTACAACAATCCCGACTTCTCTTTTAGCAGCTTCGAAAAATTTCTGTATGAAAGTCTAAGAAAATTGCAGAAAAGTGGCAAGAAACATCTGGACAACTTGCCTCTGAAACCGTTTGACTTTGATTACGGAGAAAGCGAACTTTACAAAATGAGCTCAATACCGGACAATCCTTGTCTTTGTACCAGCAAAACTCACCGATGTTTCCACGCGGTACACGCGTACACTGGAATACCATGTTCGGCGTACA TACCATTCAAATTGGATCATCACACGATGCCCAAACCCGCTACAGCGGGTCCCAGCACCAAGTCTAAAGGATTTCTTCCGAAGATAAACAACAAGCCACCGACTGGACCAGGGAAAGCCCACGTCACGCTGGAAGTGTCTCACGGAACGGAGCGACAACTAATTGCACTGCCAGCAGAGAAATTGGATAAGAATAAAAGATATTACGTCACTTTCACTGTAAAGGGGTCAGAGCCTCCTTCTGATAATGATAACTCGTCGCCGACGAACGCTAAAAGCGTGCGAAGTGGCTAG
- the LOC126375189 gene encoding protein phosphatase 1 regulatory subunit 12A isoform X2 has protein sequence MAAPALAGARDADGLTPLHLAVVHGNVPLVQTLLAAGADVNARDDEHHTVVHWATVCGEVGALRAVLAAGAEAATPDQHGGYPLHYAAQMCGAPAATDHQSRGAALEVMRALIKEGAAQVDVRDADGRTPLLWAASAGSAAAVLALHQAGARVDDADRDGLTALHCAAARGHTEALETLVGLCGARVDVADSHGCTPLHYAAALGHADATSALLQHGADSHRQDRRGRSPAHTAAAKGQIETVRILGARGANLWLRNSKGDLPLHEAVASGRRELVKWLLDGRPSQVNATNHEGRTPLHIAAATDNADLCRLLLDRGAEVNPVARSSKNEPLTPLDCATSRGHRSTAKYLQMHGGLPASKLANTQIVIDGAPITALPTRRVTSTKIDVRDRIRIEKREVVELSSPVPERRRIKDRHESISSSSSSIDRKSRKRSENRYSDRYHDRRKRLMEPQKSFSDGYDSEHEVHSRDHSYDRKHRKGSKKSRSKSEPSECRRSKSSAKQHRRYRSGSESSSGSESYSEKKKSKRHRKRSKRRTSSTTESSSSESSERRSTKRKGKKTSIHIENDDEKQSVNIIKYKGAENVQSAGEGKQDNIEDGADPTVAPVKSETDKEDGQLVKSKTLSETETDTLSVKTNMIVTEAQIHMERASSQQGSSEIHVTVDSLNNVSIETANLSLTHKDLNEETKLDSQTAQIADDTKVLEGTIDTTAAVESDVQPKTHEAANESTLKEEIPITDVNKTETKEAELVKSESTTVDSTAKAGETLAESQKPSKDTESAGASPTPTGEAKTAESSSNSTLERHRKRSFQVLSGPDEPSDGKQGDLETFGTGGSEQIDREKSTSVSFANKDEVFESKDSDKLSDHPMGEEVLHGELETDDQIQNNLQKDSSSNTMSSEEKRKEYASTTGSSSELAEKGIVTVIDGEVTSSDRAVQQVIMENVTDDYDINLPLAQSSPKSVRKTSKDSQLGSRKSSIYETESYKVLSDVASVPDASSPGILKKRSKLVEGALEDDKEESFVDDRLAKDGIYGRIPSVSDNELYSHSEANGRRKRFRKKGRAKSRSTIRSKSENSERGYESSGLMDSGFEPSPRAIQRRIMSPRLAAYYQQRNASGRHSGKFDSRIPVRKPGDKHAVDMKSVTQRIQTNMRRYYCERKIFQHLLELKRLQIRTSKTNEAVLVKRAIEEYNKSSLASVGLGPYNNPDFSFSSFEKFLYESLRKLQKSGKKHLDNLPLKPFDFDYGESELYKMSSIPDNPCLCTSKTHRCFHAVHAYTGIPCSAYIPFKLDHHTMPKPATAGPSTKSKGFLPKINNKPPTGPGKAHVTLEVSHGTERQLIALPAEKLDKNKRYYVTFTVKGSEPPSDNDNSSPTNAKSVRSG, from the exons ATGGCGGCGCCGGCGCTGGCGGGCGCGCGGGACGCCGACGGGCTCACGCCGCTGCACCTGGCCGTGGTGCACGGGAACGTGCCGCTCGTGCAGACATTGCTGGCCGCCGGCGCCGACGTCAACGCCAGGGATGACGAACACCACACTGTTGTGCATTGGGCTACtg TGTGCGGCGAGGTGGGCGCGCTACGGGCCGTGCTGGCAGCGGGGGCGGAGGCCGCCACGCCCGACCAGCACGGCGGGTACCCGCTGCACTACGCCGCGCAGATGTGCGGAGCGCCCGCCGCCACTGACCACCAG TCTCGAGGAGCTGCACTAGAAGTCATGCGAGCACTGATCAAGGAGGGTGCAGCGCAAGTCGACGTGCGCGACGCGGACGGGCGCACGCCGCTGCTGTGGGCCGCGTCGGCGGGGTCGGCGGCTGCCGTGCTGGCGCTGCACCAGGCCGGCGCCAGAGTCGACGACGCGGATAG AGACGGCCTTACAGCATTACACTGCGCCGCGGCTCGAGGCCACACTGAAGCCCTAGAGACACTGGTAGGTCTGTGTGGGGCTCGCGTGGACGTGGCGGATTCTCACGGTTGTACTCCGCTCCACTACGCAGCAGCTTTGGGTCACGCTGACGCTACATCTGCGTTACTGCAGCACGGAGCTGACTCTCATCGCCAGGACAGACGTGGACGCAGCCCAGCACATACCGCTGCCGCCAAAGGACAAATCGAAACCGTGCGAATACTTG GTGCCAGAGGAGCAAATTTATGGCTTCGTAATTCCAAGGGTGATTTGCCACTACACGAAGCTGTAGCATCAGGGAGGCGGGAATTAGTGAAATGGCTCCTAGATGGCAGACCTTCGCAAGTGAATGCAACTAATCACGAAGGCAGAACACCATTGCATATTGCTGCAGCAACTGACAATGCAGACTTATGTCGATTATTACTAGATCGTGGTGCAGAAGTTAATCCCGTAGCGAGGTCATCGAAGAATGAACCACTCACGCCTTTAGATTGTGCAACAAGCCGTGGCCATAGGTCGACAGCAAAATATCTTCAAATGCACGGCGGTCTCCCAGCTTCAAAGTTAGCGAACACTCAAATCGTAATCGACGGCGCTCCAATAACAGCTTTGCCAACACGAAGAGTCACCAGCACTAAAATTGACGTACGAGATAGAATAAGAATAGAAAAACGTGAAGTTGTAGAACTGTCAAGTCCCGTCCCAGAGCGACGACGTATTAAAGACAGGCATGAAAGTATTTCTAGTAGCTCGTCTTCCATTGACAGAAAATCTAGGAAAAGATCTGAAAACAGGTATTCAGATCGATATCACGACCGTAGAAAACGGCTGATGGAACCACAGAAAAGTTTCAGTGATGGCTATGACAGTGAGCACGAAGTACATAGCAGAGACCATTCCTACGATAGAAAACATCGTAAAGGTTCTAAGAAAAGTAGATCAAAAAGTGAACCGAGTGAATGTAGACGAAGTAAGAGTAGCGCCAAGCAACATCGACGTTATCGCTCTGGATCAGAAAGTTCATCAGGCTCAGAAAGTTATTCTgagaaaaagaaaagtaaacgACACAGGAAACGAAGCAAAAGGAGGACTAGCTCAACCACGGAAAGCAGTAGCTCCGAATCCAGTGAAAGACGCAGCACAAAGCGTAAAGGAAAGAAAACATCTATCCATATTGAAAACGACGATGAGAAACAAAGTGTtaacattataaaatacaaaggTGCTGAAAATGTACAAAGTGCTGGTGAAGGTAAACAAGACAACATTGAAGATGGAGCAGATCCTACCGTCGCTCCTGTAAAATCAGAAACTGATAAAGAAGATGGCCAGTTAGTTAAGAGCAAAACTCTTAGCGAAACAGAAACTGATACGCTTTCGGTGAAAACAAACATGATCGTAACGGAAGCTCAAATACATATGGAGCGTGCATCTAGCCAACAAGGAAGTTCTGAAATACATGTCACTGTAGATTCCTTAAATAATGTGTCTATAGAAACagctaatttatctttaacacaTAAAGACTTAAATGAAGAAACTAAATTAGATTCACAAACAGCACAGATCGCCGACGATACTAAAGTATTAGAGGGTACAATAGATACAACAGCTGCAGTGGAGTCTGACGTTCAGCCAAAAACACACGAAGCTGCCAATGAATCTACCTTAAAAGAGGAAATACCTATTACTGATGTAAACAAAACAGAAACTAAAGAAGCGGAATTAGTAAAATCTGAATCTACGACTGTAGACAGCACAGCAAAAGCGGGCGAAACATTGGCAGAATCTCAAAAACCGAGCAAAGATACTGAAAGCGCTGGAGCAAGTCCTACTCCAACTGGAGAAGCAAAAACTGCTGAATCATCTTCTAACTCTACTTTGGAAAGACATCGAAAAAGGTCATTCCAAGTACTTTCCGGGCCGGATGAACCGTCGGATGGAAAGCAAGGTGACTTAGAGACTTTCGGTACAGGTGGCAGCGAGCAAATAGATCGAGAGAAAAGTACATCTGTGTCTTTTGCGAATAAAGATGAAGTTTTTGAAAGTAAAGATTCGGATAAGTTATCTGATCATCCGATGGGCGAAGAAGTTCTACATGGTGAATTGGAAACTGatgatcaaattcaaaataatttacaaaaagatAGCAGTAGCAATACAATGAGTTccgaagaaaaaagaaaagaatatgCTTCGACTACTGGGAGTAGCAGCGAGTTAGCTGAGAAAGGTATTGTAACAGTTATTGACGGTGAAGTTACATCTAGTGATCGGGCTGTACAACAGGTTATCATGGAAAATGTAACCGACGATTACGATATTAATTTACCACTGGCGCAATCATCACCAAAATCTGTTAGGAAAACTTCTAAGGACAGTCAACTCGGCAGTAGAAAGAGCAGCATATATGAAACCGAAAGCTATAAAGTACTCTCTGACGTCGCTAGTGTACCTGATGCGAGTAGCCCAGGGATACTGAAAAAACGTTCTAAATTAGTGGAAGGTGCTCTAGAGGATGACAAAGAAGAGTCATTTGTTGATGATAGATTGGCGAAGGATGGTATATATGGCCGGATTCCAAGTGTGAGCGACAACGAATTATATAGTCATTCCGAAGCTAATGGGCGCCGAAAACGTTTTCGTAAAAAAGGTAGAGCTAAGAGTCGCTCAACGATAAGATCTAAAAGTGAGAATTCTGAGCGTGGGTATGAATCTAGCGGGTTAATGGATTCTGGCTTCGAACCGAGTCCGAGAGCTATTCAGCGCCGTATTATGAGTCCGCGACTTGCTGCTTACTATCAACAAAGGAACGCCAGCGGAAGGCACTCCGGAAAATTCGATAGCCGAATACCGGTGAGAAAACCAGGTGACAAACATGCGGTAGATATGAAGTCTGTTACACAACGAATTCAAACTAACATGAGACG GTACTATTGTGAAAGGAAAATATTTCAGCATCTGTTAGAATTAAAACGTTTGCAAATAAGAACAAGTAAAACAAATGAGGCAGTTCTTGTCAAGAGAGCAATTGAGGAATACAACAAGTCCAGTTTGGCGAGTGTTGGTTTGGGTCCCTACAACAATCCCGACTTCTCTTTTAGCAGCTTCGAAAAATTTCTGTATGAAAGTCTAAGAAAATTGCAGAAAAGTGGCAAGAAACATCTGGACAACTTGCCTCTGAAACCGTTTGACTTTGATTACGGAGAAAGCGAACTTTACAAAATGAGCTCAATACCGGACAATCCTTGTCTTTGTACCAGCAAAACTCACCGATGTTTCCACGCGGTACACGCGTACACTGGAATACCATGTTCGGCGTACA TACCATTCAAATTGGATCATCACACGATGCCCAAACCCGCTACAGCGGGTCCCAGCACCAAGTCTAAAGGATTTCTTCCGAAGATAAACAACAAGCCACCGACTGGACCAGGGAAAGCCCACGTCACGCTGGAAGTGTCTCACGGAACGGAGCGACAACTAATTGCACTGCCAGCAGAGAAATTGGATAAGAATAAAAGATATTACGTCACTTTCACTGTAAAGGGGTCAGAGCCTCCTTCTGATAATGATAACTCGTCGCCGACGAACGCTAAAAGCGTGCGAAGTGGCTAG